GACCCAGAGAGCAAAGGAGGCGTACGGCATCCAGCACACCAGGAAGCCCAGCACCATGACGACCACCATCCTGGTCACCTCCCGCTCTGCCTTCTGGGTGGACTCAGACTCTGCTTGGGCCTTCGCTGCCTGTTGACGGAGAAGTACATAAAAGTGGTTGGTTTGATGGACGATGTACATGCTATCAACCCAAACCCAACAGAGACACGTTGCTTACCGCTTTCAGCATGAAAAGCAGCTGCGAGTAGCAGAAAACAATGGTGGCGAACGGGATAgaaaagcagaagcagaagaggAACATCACATAGGACTCGTTGTTAAACTTGTTGTTGGTCGTGTACCAGTCCGGTCCACAGGAGCACTGCATGCCCTCTGGGATGTACCTGGAGAGACACACAATCAATCACTCTACATGAATGTACTGTAGTGTGGTGGATGTGGGCCTGTATATTTGGAATTAGGGGCAGGGAAAGATTTGTACTTCAAGATTATAGTGTAAATAAAGTCCGTTGCAGAGGGTCTCGTCTCCATTGCATTAAAAACTAGACCGCTGTGCGTTTATATACTGACCTACTCCATCCAACCAGAGGAGGAACTGCAGCCATCAAAGCAAAGACCCAAGTCATCGCGCAGCAACCGATAGCATGATGAGACTGGAAGGTGAAGTTCCCGAGTGGCTTGCAGATGACAAGCCATCTCTCAAACGCTACCACAGCGAGAGACCACAGGCTCACCATACCTGGAACAAGACAGAAGAGAATAAAAGACTGATTACAGTCGCCTCACCGAGCTGCAACTAATATTGCTTATCTTCTAAAGAGGCTAAAAGTTGAtaccaggatttgtctgctctgaggttgtcaaaattagatttgcttatgtataactaaaatcataataacacacttactggataatttacaCAACAGTCTgtatattaaataatttaaaaatgtatatatattggCTACTAAGTGGCAAAATGCAACAACATATTCTGCTTccatccatatttgttggcgtttagcctttcaaaaacaacattttcactgcggtcaaaaacctgtTGGCTCTCCTGCTTGACACAGATAAAggggggcggtctagcagcaatctaacaactcccacaaattacatttatttaaccacaataacaaaatatcTTATAATTATAGTAAATATTTAAGTCGTTACAAACAAATATCATATTGTGTCTCTGCATTCGCATGGCGAATCCatcaagacgtcatcactttatttatgttgacaaaaCTCACGAGTAATATTCATttaagaaagttgatttaataaaaaaagatgggTGGGCTCAGCTTTTACCTTAGAAGAATTAATGCAATTCGTAAAACTCCTTACCACCAAGAGTTGCTGTAAATCCTTCAATCTTGCACCCCAGTGGACCCAGGATCATGTATCTGAAGGCGAAGCAGTAGAAGCATGTGAAGGAGCCCACGGCGGCAACGAGGAGGTTCGCCACGGCCAAGTTCACCAGGATGTAGTTCAGATGAGACCGGAGCTTCTTATATTGAACAGTGCATGCGATGGTGATGGTATTGATGGCTGTACCAGTCACAAAGAGGAATAACATAAATGCTGACATGGAATAAAAGATACCTGGGCTCCCTAGGTGATCCTGGGGAACCAGGTACGGGCTCAGGGATGTGATGTTGTTGGTGTCCAGAGGGATGGGGATCCAGAAGTCTTCTGGGAGCTCCGTTGTGCGAATTCCCCTCATTTTTGTTTGGTTGTGTgtcaaataaaaatgcaaaatggtATTATTGCGCAAAGACTACAAATAATTTGCGTCTGACTTTAAATAATACTGATACACCTGATGTTCAACTGTCTTCTAATGTCTCTGACGGGCCGTTAAAGCCGCATTTATAGGAACTTTGAATACTCATTTTAATTGGCTCAAGGAAGGGATGTAAAGCTTTGGTTCACAGACCACCCACTAAGTGTACTTGTGTACATGCACACGCATGAAACACCATAACAGCATGCGTCACCTTTGAGCTAATATAGAGATTAGTATCTCAGTACCGGAGCTGGCAAAGATcatctcattacatcccgatgTAAGAGCCCTGTGCTCGTGAGCCACATAATCTGATCATCAGTGATGTTCATGGAGTCAGTTGCATGCATTTGGCCCCTCAGTAATCCAGGTTGTATTGGTTTAACACAAGATTTATGTTACCAACAGAAGAAAAAGCTTACTGGCGTTGTTTTAGATTTATCTTTGTAATTTAGAGGAGATTAGTAAACTTGAAAGTGTGaataaagtaatttaaaaaactGGTGGTAGAAAGTGGAAATTAAGTGCAGCCTGTGTTTTGGCGATATGGCAagccagcccattctcatttgcagggtgtcaaatacagacgctttgtcacggccgtcactGTTcggtaccgccgcacaaggcacctttCGCGGCGGTaggagacgcaccgggctttc
This portion of the Sebastes fasciatus isolate fSebFas1 chromosome 1, fSebFas1.pri, whole genome shotgun sequence genome encodes:
- the LOC141779706 gene encoding blue-sensitive opsin-like isoform X1 — translated: MRGIRTTELPEDFWIPIPLDTNNITSLSPYLVPQDHLGSPGIFYSMSAFMLFLFVTGTAINTITIACTVQYKKLRSHLNYILVNLAVANLLVAAVGSFTCFYCFAFRYMILGPLGCKIEGFTATLGGMVSLWSLAVVAFERWLVICKPLGNFTFQSHHAIGCCAMTWVFALMAAVPPLVGWSRYIPEGMQCSCGPDWYTTNNKFNNESYVMFLFCFCFSIPFATIVFCYSQLLFMLKAAAKAQAESESTQKAEREVTRMVVVMVLGFLVCWMPYASFALWVVNNRGSPFDLRLSTIPSCLSKASTVYNPVIYILLNKQFRSCIKKMLGMSDSDDEESSTSQSVTEVSKVGPS
- the LOC141779706 gene encoding blue-sensitive opsin-like isoform X2, whose product is MRGIRTTELPEDFWIPIPLDTNNITSLSPYLVPQDHLGSPGIFYSMSAFMLFLFVTGTAINTITIACTVQYKKLRSHLNYILVNLAVANLLVAAVGSFTCFYCFAFRYMILGPLGCKIEGFTATLGGMVSLWSLAVVAFERWLVICKPLGNFTFQSHHAIGCCAMTWVFALMAAVPPLVGWSRYIPEGMQCSCGPDWYTTNNKFNNESYVMFLFCFCFSIPFATIVFCYSQLLFMLKAAAKAQAESESTQKAEREVTRMVVVMVLGFLVCWMPYASFALWVVNNRGSPFDLRLSTIPSCLSKASTVYNPVIYILLNKQQFRSCIKKMLGMSDSDDEESSTSQSVTEVSKVGPS